Proteins encoded within one genomic window of Eleutherodactylus coqui strain aEleCoq1 chromosome 1, aEleCoq1.hap1, whole genome shotgun sequence:
- the PNRC1 gene encoding proline-rich nuclear receptor coactivator 1 — MSEAGRRSSVSRARSCGRRKRRKNKVRSTPFPTRTHHNPLQSRAGEPAGRSPSPGPGEPQAARVAQYRQRRREVLKTRSKTDKKIVKSEKNNTSHSPAAHRCEQRNLHKQQNKCKSQSIKSSSPKKTERLHTDSELSNRSVQKTEKKPLASAENVQHIKMKKEGYTWDEIDKEINYAGAKFSDPPSPSVLPKPPSHWMGITGQLSDQSKEQMTHHLKTLLKVQL, encoded by the exons ATGTCAGAGGCCGGCCGcaggagcagtgtgagcagagccaGGAGCTGCGGccgcaggaagaggaggaagaataaaGTCCGCTCCACCCCCTTCCCCACCAGAACCCATCACAACCCGCTGCAGAGCCGGGCCGGGGAGCCCGCGGGCAGGAGCCCCAGTCCGGGGCCGGGGGAGCCGCAGGCCGCCAGAGTGGCCCAGTACCGGCAGCGCCGGAGAGAG GTGTTAAAAACCAGATCGAAGACTGACAAGAAGATTGTTAAATCGGAGAAGAACAATACCTCCCACAGCCCGGCAGCACACCGTTGTGAGCAACGGAATCTCCACAAACAGCAAAATAAATGTAAAAGTCAGTCCATAAAGAGCAGTTCCCCCAAAAAGACTGAAAGGCTTCACACTGACTCTGAGCTCTCAAACAGGTCTGTTCAGAAAACTGAGAAGAAACCTTTAGCAAGCGCTGAAAATGTCCAACATATCAAAATGAAGAAGGAAGGGTATACTTGGGATGAAATAGACAAAGAGATTAACTATGCAGGAGCAAAGTTTAGTGATCCACCATCCCCAAGTGTGCTCCCGAAGCCTCCAAGCCACTGGATGGGCATAACTGGTCAGCTGTCCGACCAATCCAAGGAGCAAATGACACATCACCTGAAAACCCTATTGAAAGTCCAGCTGTAG